The genomic stretch TCTGGAAAGATGTTAGGAGTTCCTATAGAGATTTCTGTTATTTCAGCAGGAGGAATGGGGTATTACAGCTTAACTGGAGCATTTATGACCAGCAGATTTGGAATTGAAGCTGGGACTTATGGTTTTATTGTAAATATAATGAGAGAATTTTTTACTATATTTTTTCTTCCTGTACTAGTCAAAATAAGCAAGGGGAGTGCAATTGCTTCTGGGGGAGCAGGAAATATGGATACAATGCTTGTACCAGTGACTAAATTTGTAGGAACAGAATTAGGTTTGGTTACTCTTATAACAGGAATTATATTAACATTTTTTGTACCTGTTATACTGCCTCTTTTAGGAAGAATATTTGTTTAATAAAAACAATATAGATGAGATTATAATAGTTATTCCAGATAATGGAAAATATATTAGGTTTAGCTGAAAATATTACTTGAGGTGAAAGATGAAAGATAATAAAGATGAAAAGATAAAGGTAATCTCTTCTATAACACTAACAATTGTGGCTTTAGTATGGGGAACTACGTTTGCTGTGATAAAAGATACTTTAAGTATTGTTCAGCCGTTTTCACTTATGATGTTGAGATTTGGGTTTTCAGCTTTGCTTCTCTCTCTTCTTTATATAGGAAAAATAAAAAAAGCAAAAATAAAAGATATAAAGAATGGAAGTATAATAGGGATATTTATGTTCCTGGCATTCTATTTTTTAATAATCAGTATAAAGAATACAACAGTTTCTAAGGTATCTTTTATAATAGGAGCATATGTACTTATAGTTCCATTTCTTGCATGGAGAATAAATAAAAAGAAACCAGATAAATATGCTCTAGCAGGAGCTGTTTTAGCAACTATTGGATTAGGATTTTTAACAATTGAAAAGGGAGTGGCATTTAATGTTTGGGATATAGCAGCAGTTTGTTGTTCATTTTTCTTTGCTGCACATATGATAGCAATTGAAAGATATGGAAAGGATTCAGATCCCATACTTATTACTGTAATTCAGTTTATAGTAACAGCAGGAATATTTGTTGTTCTAACAGGATATTTTGAAGGATATGATTTTTCAATTCTCCCTAGAATAAAATGGACTTTAGGGTATCTTGTAGTTATAAGTACAGTTATATCTTTTGCTGTGCAAACTGCTGTACAAAGATATATTTCCTCTACAAGTACTGCTTTAATATTAACTCTTCAATCAGTTTTTGGAGCTATTTTTGCAGTTTGGTATCTAAATGAAAGAATGACTTTTCAAATGGGAATAGGATGTGTATTAGTATTTGCAGCAATACTTACACAAGAAACAAAATGGAAGTTTTTAACAAAAAAAGATTAGTAAAAAAATGTACTGAAAAGTTCACAATAATTTCACAAACTCTTGGTATATTAAGAATATAAAATCTTTCCCCAAGATGTTTTAATATATAGATAAAAGAAAATCCCTCCAAAGAAGAAGGGATTTTTCTTTTTTTGTATTTTTTATAAAGAATATTTTTTAGGAGGATTTCCTGAAAAATCATAAAATATAGCTTCTGCACCCTCTAAATAGAATATTTCAAAAGCAGGGTTATCAGGTGTTTGATAAATTGATTTTACAAGAGAATTATTTTCTATTATCTCTGATTTTACATCTATATTGTCATTAAAAACAACTCTTCCATGGATTCTCAGCCATACTGCTGCTGGAGTAGAGGAACATAACTCTACATATGGATTATTTTTTATTTCCTTCCAAACTTCTTTTTGATTTGAGGTACAGAAAAATAGTTTTCCATTTTTTTCTAACATAAATTGAAATGGACGAACTTTTGGTTTATCGTCCAGACCAATAGTAGCAAAAAATTGTACAGGATTACTTTTTAAAAAATTTAATACTTCTTTCATATTTATTCCTCCTAAAACTTGTAATTTTGTTTCTTTATATATATAATAGCATATAGAAGTATTATATAAAGTAAGCACTTTAAAGTTATATAAGCACCAAAAAGATACTATTGTGTAAAAATAGTAGTTTAAGGAGAAAAGAAATGAAAAAAAGAGAATTGCCTCTATGTCCTGTAGAAATAACTATGGAACTTATTGGAAATAAATGGAAGGTATTAATATTAAGAGATCTTATGGAAGGAACAAAAAGATTTGGAGAATTAAGAAAATCAATTGGAGAAATAACACAAAAAGTTCTTACACAAAATTTAAGAGCTATGGAAGGAGATGGATTACTTGAAAGAAAAGTATTTGCTGAGGTTCCTCCAAGGGTTGAATATACTCTTACCACTACAGGATATAGTCTGAAAAAAATATTAGATTCAATGTTTTTATGGGGAGATGAATATAAGAGAAATAATTACTAGAAATTTCACGAAATTTTCACAAACTCTTGGTATATTAAGAATATAAAATCTTTCCCCAAGATGTTTTAATATATAGATAAAAGAAAATCCCTCCAAAAGAAGAAGGGATTTTTTCTTTTTTAAAAATATAATTTTAAGATATTTTAAGAAAATAATAGTGATCTTATATCTGTAATTTAATTGATAAAGTAAAAAAAATAAAAAAATATTGAAAAAAATTGATAATTA from Fusobacterium sp. encodes the following:
- a CDS encoding DMT family transporter, with amino-acid sequence MKDNKDEKIKVISSITLTIVALVWGTTFAVIKDTLSIVQPFSLMMLRFGFSALLLSLLYIGKIKKAKIKDIKNGSIIGIFMFLAFYFLIISIKNTTVSKVSFIIGAYVLIVPFLAWRINKKKPDKYALAGAVLATIGLGFLTIEKGVAFNVWDIAAVCCSFFFAAHMIAIERYGKDSDPILITVIQFIVTAGIFVVLTGYFEGYDFSILPRIKWTLGYLVVISTVISFAVQTAVQRYISSTSTALILTLQSVFGAIFAVWYLNERMTFQMGIGCVLVFAAILTQETKWKFLTKKD
- a CDS encoding pyridoxamine 5'-phosphate oxidase family protein, producing MKEVLNFLKSNPVQFFATIGLDDKPKVRPFQFMLEKNGKLFFCTSNQKEVWKEIKNNPYVELCSSTPAAVWLRIHGRVVFNDNIDVKSEIIENNSLVKSIYQTPDNPAFEIFYLEGAEAIFYDFSGNPPKKYSL
- a CDS encoding helix-turn-helix domain-containing protein, producing the protein MKKRELPLCPVEITMELIGNKWKVLILRDLMEGTKRFGELRKSIGEITQKVLTQNLRAMEGDGLLERKVFAEVPPRVEYTLTTTGYSLKKILDSMFLWGDEYKRNNY